Proteins encoded within one genomic window of Cryptosporangium minutisporangium:
- a CDS encoding DUF2530 domain-containing protein — MARRPTRPTPEPLDVDAVSVVTAGTALWGIAALVLATFGRNWLARNDDTWWIWTCVAGFVLGLIGIAFLRRRRSRLGRVAAARAEQPPGAPPTDSVASVVDPTGPAAPTASASTSDAAHSTGEAAADTDLTKPGHRSEPA, encoded by the coding sequence ATGGCTCGCCGTCCGACTCGTCCGACGCCGGAGCCCTTGGATGTCGACGCGGTCAGCGTCGTCACGGCCGGCACCGCGCTCTGGGGCATCGCCGCCCTCGTGCTGGCCACCTTCGGCCGGAACTGGCTCGCTCGGAACGACGACACGTGGTGGATCTGGACGTGCGTCGCCGGCTTCGTGCTCGGCTTGATCGGGATCGCGTTCCTCCGCCGTCGTCGTTCGCGGCTCGGACGAGTGGCCGCGGCGCGCGCCGAGCAGCCGCCCGGAGCCCCGCCGACCGACTCCGTGGCGTCCGTCGTCGACCCGACCGGTCCGGCCGCCCCGACCGCGTCCGCGAGCACCTCTGACGCCGCGCACTCGACCGGCGAGGCAGCAGCCGACACCGACCTGACGAAGCCGGGTCACCGCTCCGAACCGGCCTGA
- a CDS encoding MFS transporter, with protein MSPGYRAMFASLRVRNYRLFASGQIVSLTGTWMQTTAQDWLVLDLSDNSGTALGIVTALQFTPVLLLTLWAGALADRLDKRKVLLVTQLISMLLALGMGVLVVTGTAALWNVYVFALLLGTVNAFDTPARQSFISEMVGPDRLPNAVSLNSATFNSARLLGPAVGGLVIAGVGVGPAFLINGASYLAVLAGLFAMRPSELLTGRRVERARGQVTEGLRFVWGRRDLLLVIAMMSVLGTLGMNFNLTLPLLAKVEFDVGPASFGLLSAAFAGGALIGALIGARRTTRPSARWVLACAAAFGALECAVAFTPNFGIAALVLLFVGLAFIAHNNAANARVQLGTPAHLRGRVMSLYMLVFLGGTPLGSLIIGPISERYGPRAGLLIGGIAVLIAAAALAVARMRARKRPAVPAEREAPADRAPAATGVKS; from the coding sequence ATGAGCCCGGGGTATCGCGCGATGTTCGCGTCGCTGCGCGTCCGGAACTACCGGCTGTTCGCCAGCGGGCAGATCGTCTCGCTCACCGGCACCTGGATGCAGACCACCGCCCAGGACTGGCTGGTGCTCGACCTGTCCGACAACTCCGGTACCGCGCTCGGCATCGTCACCGCGTTGCAGTTCACGCCGGTGCTGCTGCTGACGCTGTGGGCCGGAGCGCTCGCCGACCGGCTGGACAAGCGCAAGGTGCTGCTCGTCACCCAGTTGATCTCGATGCTGCTCGCCCTCGGAATGGGCGTGCTGGTCGTGACCGGCACCGCGGCACTCTGGAACGTCTACGTGTTCGCGCTGCTGCTCGGCACGGTCAACGCGTTCGACACCCCGGCCCGGCAGTCGTTCATCTCCGAGATGGTCGGTCCCGACCGGCTGCCGAACGCGGTCTCGCTCAACTCCGCGACGTTCAACTCCGCCCGGTTGCTGGGGCCTGCGGTCGGTGGCCTGGTCATCGCCGGGGTGGGTGTGGGACCGGCGTTCCTGATCAACGGGGCGTCCTACCTGGCGGTGCTGGCCGGACTGTTCGCGATGCGCCCGAGCGAGTTGCTCACCGGCCGCCGGGTCGAGCGGGCTCGCGGTCAGGTGACGGAAGGGCTGCGGTTCGTCTGGGGCCGCAGGGATTTGCTGCTGGTCATCGCGATGATGTCGGTGCTCGGCACGCTTGGCATGAACTTCAATCTGACGCTGCCGCTACTGGCCAAGGTGGAGTTCGACGTCGGTCCGGCCTCGTTCGGGCTGCTCTCCGCGGCCTTCGCGGGTGGAGCGCTGATCGGTGCGCTGATCGGGGCACGCCGTACCACGCGGCCGTCGGCTCGCTGGGTGCTCGCCTGCGCGGCCGCGTTCGGTGCACTGGAGTGCGCGGTGGCGTTCACGCCGAACTTCGGCATCGCGGCGCTCGTCCTGCTGTTCGTGGGGCTCGCCTTCATCGCGCACAACAACGCCGCGAACGCCCGCGTGCAGCTCGGTACGCCTGCGCATCTGCGCGGTCGTGTGATGTCGCTGTACATGCTGGTGTTCCTCGGCGGCACGCCGCTCGGCTCGCTGATCATCGGTCCGATCTCGGAGCGGTACGGGCCCCGCGCGGGGCTCCTGATCGGCGGGATCGCGGTGTTGATCGCGGCGGCCGCTCTCGCGGTGGCCCGGATGCGCGCCCGTAAACGGCCCGCCGTCCCGGCCGAGCGGGAGGCCCCCGCCGACCGGGCACCCGCCGCCACAGGAGTCAAATCCTGA
- a CDS encoding MarR family transcriptional regulator: protein MPAHDELAVRLRSAAGRFVRRLRAERPRHGLTMTQISALFTVANGGGNLTPRRLAEIERIQPPAATRTVAALEERGLVRRAPHPTDGRQIVLSTTPAGEALIVADRQAREAWLAARLAELDEADQAALRAAVAILDRLARA, encoded by the coding sequence ATCCCCGCCCACGACGAGCTCGCGGTCCGACTGCGCTCCGCCGCCGGGCGATTCGTCCGTCGGCTGCGGGCCGAACGTCCGCGGCACGGCCTGACGATGACGCAGATCTCGGCGCTGTTCACGGTCGCGAACGGCGGCGGAAACCTGACGCCGCGTCGGCTGGCCGAGATCGAGCGGATTCAACCGCCGGCCGCCACCCGCACCGTGGCGGCGCTGGAGGAGCGTGGCCTGGTCCGGCGCGCACCGCACCCGACCGACGGACGCCAGATCGTGCTCTCGACGACGCCCGCAGGCGAGGCGTTGATCGTCGCCGACCGTCAGGCGCGGGAAGCGTGGCTCGCCGCCCGCCTGGCCGAGCTCGATGAAGCCGACCAGGCCGCACTCCGTGCCGCGGTGGCGATCCTCGACCGGCTGGCGCGCGCATGA
- the thpR gene encoding RNA 2',3'-cyclic phosphodiesterase, which translates to MRLFVAVLPPPAAVEHLRETVEKLNVVRAGAGAVRTELWHLTLAFLGEIEEERLAAVTERLAEGAAAGRAGTLALAGGGRFGETVLWVGVTGDVEALGRTARALRRHLRAARVVLERRPFRPHLTLARPRGRVTADELRADVAALQAYAGPPWVASRVHLMRSTQHRTPEGTQAVSYQSLTDWPLE; encoded by the coding sequence ATGCGTCTGTTCGTAGCGGTGCTGCCGCCGCCCGCGGCCGTGGAGCATCTCCGGGAAACCGTGGAGAAGCTGAACGTGGTCCGTGCCGGCGCCGGGGCGGTCCGGACCGAGCTCTGGCACCTGACGCTCGCGTTCCTCGGCGAGATCGAGGAGGAGCGGCTCGCGGCGGTGACCGAGCGCCTCGCGGAGGGCGCAGCGGCGGGCCGAGCGGGCACCCTGGCACTGGCCGGTGGCGGACGCTTCGGGGAGACGGTCCTGTGGGTGGGGGTGACCGGTGACGTCGAGGCACTCGGACGCACGGCGCGCGCGCTCCGCCGGCACCTGCGCGCGGCGCGGGTGGTGCTGGAGCGGCGACCGTTCCGGCCGCACCTGACGCTCGCCCGGCCGCGTGGCCGGGTCACCGCGGACGAGCTGCGGGCTGACGTCGCGGCGTTGCAGGCCTACGCGGGACCACCGTGGGTCGCCAGCCGAGTGCACTTGATGCGCAGCACGCAACATCGCACCCCGGAAGGCACACAAGCGGTCAGCTATCAATCACTGACCGACTGGCCTCTTGAATAA
- a CDS encoding thioesterase family protein, giving the protein MLEIHTEIRETGPDRYATLIDGGWAIGSSLNGGYLQLPVVRAVLAAEGHPHPVAVTTDFLTAPHAGEAEIVVERLRTGKTVGTSRATLIQDGQPVLVSSVVTSTLDSSNPDVDLAPPIELPSPDQCTRIRSDVMPGTRLGLMDHVDVRLAPEFANLLRGRPDGSMALRGWARMVDGRDPDPLVCLLAADAFPPVTFTIGRYGWAPTVQLTTYLRVLPSPGWLRAELRGRVLASGWFDEDCTIRDSAGRLVAQSRQIARIPRVPAPTEN; this is encoded by the coding sequence GTGCTGGAGATCCATACCGAGATCCGGGAGACCGGTCCAGATCGGTACGCAACACTCATCGACGGCGGTTGGGCGATCGGTTCTTCGCTCAACGGGGGTTATCTTCAGCTTCCGGTAGTGAGAGCCGTGCTCGCGGCGGAGGGCCATCCACACCCCGTCGCGGTGACCACCGATTTCCTGACGGCTCCGCACGCCGGCGAAGCGGAGATCGTGGTCGAGCGGCTGCGTACCGGGAAGACGGTCGGCACGAGCCGGGCGACGCTGATCCAGGACGGGCAGCCGGTACTGGTGTCCTCGGTGGTCACGAGCACGCTCGACTCGAGCAATCCGGACGTCGACCTCGCGCCGCCGATCGAGCTGCCCTCCCCCGACCAGTGCACGCGGATTCGGTCGGACGTCATGCCCGGGACGCGCCTGGGGCTGATGGACCACGTGGACGTCCGGCTCGCACCGGAGTTCGCGAACCTGCTGCGCGGACGTCCGGACGGGAGCATGGCGTTGCGCGGGTGGGCGCGGATGGTGGACGGGCGGGACCCGGATCCGCTGGTCTGCCTGCTCGCCGCGGACGCGTTCCCGCCGGTGACGTTCACCATCGGACGGTACGGCTGGGCACCGACCGTCCAGCTGACGACGTACCTGCGGGTGCTGCCTTCGCCGGGGTGGCTGCGGGCCGAACTGCGCGGGCGCGTGCTCGCGTCGGGTTGGTTCGACGAGGACTGCACGATCCGCGACTCGGCCGGCCGCCTGGTAGCCCAGTCCCGCCAGATAGCCCGTATCCCCCGCGTCCCCGCCCCCACCGAGAACTAG
- the sepH gene encoding septation protein SepH, giving the protein MRPLRFVALSADGQAMILTDEVGRMLSLAIDDQVIAAVQRERTGTPGQLSMDVEATLTPRDIQSRIRSGESAEHVARLANVPMEKVLRFAGPVLQERAAMAQLARRTRLRGADSGQTLADVVDGRLRAHGIDVETVAWDSYRRDDGGWRTTATWPSGKATAHAIWDLDRTRTMVTPVDEMANFLSSENQDILIGPDEQMLAFGLPAGKLPDDADPKEGPVVPALSMLRRRDERRREEPAVTEAVAAPAREVPRELPREGRGDLRQAAARESGRGRPLDPRFDDLRRPEPSPRETPTPEPPAAEAGPAPVVASGRDGLRGAGWLDEPRPAAAAGPRPDEVRRPDPWGDDPRRPAGRRGDLTTGGEQPQPAAPGGGNNFAGRSDWRERLDPTGVGTPPAANPTSAPPAKGGSGRSRKAELPSWDDILFGSGARRS; this is encoded by the coding sequence ATGCGACCGTTGCGGTTCGTCGCGCTCTCCGCTGACGGGCAGGCCATGATTCTGACCGACGAGGTCGGGCGGATGCTTTCGCTCGCCATCGACGACCAGGTGATCGCCGCCGTCCAGCGGGAGCGGACCGGTACCCCCGGTCAGCTATCGATGGATGTGGAGGCGACGTTGACGCCGCGAGACATACAGTCCCGGATCCGTTCCGGCGAGTCGGCGGAGCACGTCGCTCGGCTGGCGAACGTTCCGATGGAGAAGGTCCTGCGGTTCGCCGGGCCGGTGCTGCAGGAGCGGGCCGCCATGGCGCAGCTCGCCCGCCGCACTCGCCTGCGGGGAGCCGACAGCGGCCAAACCCTCGCGGACGTCGTCGACGGGCGCCTCCGGGCGCACGGAATCGACGTGGAGACCGTGGCGTGGGACAGCTACCGGCGGGACGACGGCGGTTGGCGTACCACCGCCACGTGGCCGTCCGGGAAGGCGACCGCGCACGCGATCTGGGATCTCGACCGGACGCGGACGATGGTGACGCCGGTCGACGAGATGGCGAACTTCCTGTCCAGCGAGAACCAGGACATCCTGATCGGACCGGACGAGCAGATGCTCGCGTTCGGACTTCCGGCAGGCAAGCTTCCGGACGACGCGGACCCGAAGGAGGGTCCGGTCGTCCCCGCACTGTCGATGCTGCGGCGGCGCGACGAGCGTCGTCGGGAGGAGCCCGCGGTCACCGAAGCGGTCGCCGCACCGGCGCGGGAGGTGCCGCGCGAACTGCCTCGCGAGGGGCGCGGCGACCTGCGTCAGGCGGCGGCTCGCGAGAGCGGTCGTGGTCGCCCGCTCGATCCGCGCTTCGACGACCTGCGCCGTCCGGAGCCGTCCCCGCGGGAGACGCCGACCCCGGAGCCGCCCGCCGCGGAGGCCGGTCCTGCGCCGGTCGTCGCGTCCGGACGGGACGGGCTGCGGGGTGCCGGGTGGCTCGACGAGCCGCGTCCGGCGGCTGCGGCCGGTCCGCGCCCCGACGAGGTGCGGCGTCCCGACCCGTGGGGCGACGACCCGCGGCGTCCGGCGGGACGACGTGGTGACCTGACGACCGGTGGGGAGCAGCCGCAGCCGGCAGCGCCCGGCGGCGGGAACAACTTCGCCGGGCGGAGCGACTGGCGGGAGCGGCTCGACCCGACCGGTGTGGGGACGCCGCCCGCGGCGAACCCGACGTCGGCACCGCCTGCCAAGGGCGGCAGTGGCCGGTCACGCAAGGCCGAGCTCCCCAGCTGGGACGACATCCTGTTCGGCTCAGGCGCGCGTAGGTCCTGA
- the serC gene encoding phosphoserine transaminase, whose protein sequence is MIKPVSVTIPAELLPADGRFGSGPSKVRPESVDALVGTGRSFLGTSHRQATVRSQVARLKSGLAELFTLPDGYEVVLGVGGTTAFWEAAVFGLIRDRAQFLSFGEFGAKFAKAAKIAPFLGDPTIVESAPGDAPVFEFEDGVDVYATPHNETSTGVAIAVKRVPGEHLMLHDGTSAAAGLAVDVSETDVYYFAPQKGLGSEGGLWLAFLSPAALSRVEEISASGRYIPAFLDLATAIDNSRKDQTYNTPALTTIFLAAEQVDWFNSQGGLRWTTERSAESARTLYEWAEASTFAAPYVKDPAKRSNVVGTIDFDESVDAAAVAKVLRANGIVDTEPYRKLGRNQLRIAMFPGIDPADVAKLTAAIDFVVGSPPRGRA, encoded by the coding sequence CTGATCAAGCCCGTGAGCGTCACGATCCCCGCCGAGTTGTTGCCCGCCGACGGCCGGTTCGGCTCCGGCCCGTCGAAGGTCCGTCCGGAATCGGTGGACGCACTCGTCGGGACCGGGCGGAGCTTCCTCGGGACGTCGCACCGGCAGGCGACCGTCCGCAGCCAGGTGGCGCGGCTGAAGTCCGGCCTGGCCGAGCTGTTCACGCTCCCCGACGGTTACGAGGTAGTACTCGGCGTCGGTGGCACCACCGCGTTCTGGGAAGCGGCGGTGTTCGGCCTGATCCGCGACCGAGCGCAGTTCCTCTCGTTCGGCGAGTTCGGGGCGAAGTTCGCCAAGGCCGCGAAGATCGCGCCGTTCCTGGGCGACCCCACGATCGTCGAGTCGGCCCCCGGTGACGCCCCGGTCTTCGAGTTCGAGGACGGCGTCGACGTCTACGCCACCCCGCACAACGAGACGTCGACCGGCGTCGCGATCGCGGTGAAGCGGGTGCCCGGTGAGCACCTGATGCTCCACGACGGGACGTCGGCGGCGGCCGGTCTCGCGGTGGACGTGTCGGAGACCGACGTGTACTACTTCGCGCCGCAGAAGGGCCTGGGCAGCGAGGGCGGCCTGTGGCTGGCGTTCCTGTCGCCGGCCGCTCTTTCCCGCGTGGAAGAGATCAGCGCGTCGGGGCGCTACATCCCCGCGTTCCTGGATCTCGCTACCGCGATCGACAACTCGCGTAAGGACCAGACGTACAACACCCCGGCGCTGACGACGATCTTCCTCGCCGCCGAGCAGGTCGACTGGTTCAACAGCCAGGGCGGTCTGCGGTGGACGACCGAGCGCTCGGCCGAGTCGGCCCGGACCCTCTACGAGTGGGCCGAGGCGTCCACGTTCGCCGCGCCCTACGTCAAGGACCCGGCCAAGCGGTCGAACGTCGTCGGGACGATCGACTTCGACGAGTCGGTGGACGCGGCTGCGGTCGCCAAGGTGCTCCGGGCGAACGGGATTGTGGACACTGAGCCGTACCGCAAGCTCGGGCGGAACCAACTGCGGATCGCGATGTTCCCCGGCATCGACCCCGCCGACGTAGCCAAGCTAACCGCCGCCATCGACTTTGTTGTGGGCAGCCCGCCCAGGGGGCGAGCCTGA